From the Aquitalea magnusonii genome, one window contains:
- a CDS encoding N-acetylmuramoyl-L-alanine amidase, whose product MSRTINLIVIHCAASPNGKVLGATSRTAAAVIDQWHAQRGFHRQPAAIAAYNPDLKAIGYHFVLDVDGSKSTGRALDEIGAHVAGHNANSIGICMVGTDQYSTAQWGALASLVKALLAKYPGVPVVGHRDLSPDKNGDGTVEPSEWTKTCPGFFVANWLAAGMKPQAKNILAS is encoded by the coding sequence GTGTCCCGCACCATCAACCTGATTGTCATTCACTGCGCCGCCAGCCCCAACGGCAAGGTGCTTGGCGCTACATCCAGGACGGCCGCAGCCGTCATTGACCAGTGGCATGCTCAGCGCGGTTTTCACCGCCAGCCGGCTGCTATTGCCGCTTACAACCCCGACCTCAAGGCCATCGGCTACCACTTCGTCCTGGACGTGGATGGCAGCAAGTCCACCGGCCGCGCCCTGGATGAAATCGGCGCGCATGTGGCTGGCCACAATGCCAACTCCATCGGTATCTGCATGGTGGGTACGGATCAGTACAGCACCGCGCAATGGGGTGCGCTGGCCAGCCTGGTGAAGGCTCTGCTGGCCAAGTATCCGGGAGTGCCGGTGGTTGGCCACCGTGATTTGTCACCAGACAAGAATGGTGATGGCACTGTGGAGCCCAGCGAGTGGACCAAGACTTGCCCCGGCTTCTTCGTTGCCAACTGGCTGGCTGCCGGCATGAAGCCGCAAGCCAAGAACATCCTGGCCAGCTAA